CAGCTGCAGTCGAACCAGCAGTTCCTGAAGCTGCAGGACGAGCTGACGGGCACCGAGAACCGCATCGCGGTCGCCCGGACGGACTACAACTCGGCGGTCCGCGAGTACAACACGACGATCCGCACGTTCCCGTCGGCGATGACGGCGAAAGTGACGGGCGCGAAGCCGCGGGCGTACTTCGAGGTGACGAACCCCGCGGCGCGCGAGGCGCCGACGGTGGACTTCTCGCAGCCGGCGGCGCCCGGCGCGGCGACGCCCGCCACGCCCGCCCCGCCGCCGCCCGCGCCGAGCGGCGCGAAGACGCCGTAAGCGGGGCGGGCCCCCCGTTCGCGCCCCCGTCACGATGCGTCGTGACGGGGGCGCAATCGTTTCGGCGCCGAACGCCGGACTTCGTGACGAATCGCGCAGCGCGGTGATGAAGTTCTCTTAGCGTGGGTGACGGGCACTTAGGCCGCAGGGTCCTCCCAACCGAGCGACCATTCTTGCGCCCGCTTTCAATGTGGCGCAGAATCCCGCGCCAGGGCTCGTCAAGCGTTTCCGTCGAACGTCGTTCGTACGTCGCCGAAGCACGCTGTCGCCAGTCGGACCGCTGTTCCACGAAGCCGTCCGCCGCGTCGCCCGCCGCGCGTCCGCCGCGCGTCCGCCGCAGCTCCGCGCGGGCGGTTGTCCCGGAACGCCTGCCGCACCTTGGCCGCAGGCGGCCCTTCGTCCCGTCCCCAAGACGTTGGAGGAGGCATGAGACTCGCGCCTTGCCGCTCGCTCGCCGCGCTCGGCTGCCTGCTGCTGCCGGCGGCGCTCGCAGCCCAGGAGCCCGCGACCATCACCGGCACGGTGACCGGGGAGAGCGGACCGCTCGCTGCGGTCGCCGTCTCGATCCCGGAGCTCGGCGCCGGCGGCGTGACCCGCGAGGACGGCCGCTACAGCTTCACCGTGCCCGCCGCGCGCGTGCAGCGGCAGTCGGTCACCCTCACCGCCCGCCGCGTCGGCTATCGCCCGAAGAGCGTCCGCCTCACGCTCGTCGGCGGCCCGACGACGCAGGACTTCGTGCTCGACGTGAACCCGCTGCAGCTCGGCGAGGTCGTCGTCACCGGCGCAGGCACGACGACGGCCGTCGAGAAGCTCGGCAACGTCCGCAACCAGGTGAAGTCCGAGCTGATCACGCGCTCGAACGAGCCGAACGTGGTGCAGGCGCTTGCGGCGAAGGCGCCTAACGTCCAGGTGAACGCGTCGTCGGGCGATCCGGGGGCGTCGAGCCGCGTGCAGATCCGCGGGCTGCGCACGCTGATCGGCAACATCGAGCCGCTGTTCGTGATCGACGGCGTGCCGGTGACGAACTACACGTTCTCGACGACCGACCTGAACCCGGTGGACGCGGGCAACACGGGTGTCGGCGGGCAGGCGGAGTTCGGCACGCAGGAAGGGACGTCGGCGCCGAACCGCATGTTCGACATCAACCCCGACGACATCGAGAACGTGGAGATCCTGAAGGGGGCCGCGGCGGCGGCGATCTACGGCGCGCGCGCGCGGCGAACGGCGTGATCCTCATCACGACGAAGCACGGACGCGCAGGCGAGACGCACGTCACGCTTCGCAGCCAGGGCAGCTTCGACGACATGACGAAGGTCTATCCGCTCCAGCGCTCGTTCGGGCAGGGGCTCAGGAACGTCGCCGCGGGCGTGTGCGAGGACATCACGAAGAGCGCCTGCGTACGCTCGTGGGGCCCGCGCATCGCTGGGGCTCCCACGTACGACCACGCGAACGAGGCGTTCACCACCGGGCACATCGTCGACAACACCGCGAGCATCACGGGGGGCTCCGAGCGGACGACGTTCTTCCTGTCCGGCGGCTACATGCACCAGGAGGGGATCTTCGTCGGACCGAACAACTACTACAACCGCGCCACCGCGCGACTGAACGGCTCGCACAAGATCGCCGACAACCTGACGCTGAGCGGCAACGTGATGTACGCCGACTCGCGTGGGCACACCGTCCAGCGCGGCAACAACGTGAACGGGCTGCTCCTCGGCCTGCTCCGAACGCCCCCCAACTTCAACAACCTACCGTACCTCGATCCGACCACGGGGCTGCACCGATCGTTCCGGTTGCAGAACCCGACGCTCGAGACGCAGGGGCAGAGTCGCGGGTTCAACAACCCGTTCTACACGCTGTACGAGGAGCTCAACAATCAGCAGACCGCTCGATCGCTCGGCAACGTCGGTGTCGACTACCAGGCGCTGAAGTGGCTCAAGTTCAACTACTCGCTCGGCGCCGACTATGCGAACGACGAGCGGCTCGAGGGGTGCCCGCAGGA
This DNA window, taken from Gemmatirosa kalamazoonensis, encodes the following:
- a CDS encoding TonB-dependent receptor plug domain-containing protein, whose amino-acid sequence is MRLAPCRSLAALGCLLLPAALAAQEPATITGTVTGESGPLAAVAVSIPELGAGGVTREDGRYSFTVPAARVQRQSVTLTARRVGYRPKSVRLTLVGGPTTQDFVLDVNPLQLGEVVVTGAGTTTAVEKLGNVRNQVKSELITRSNEPNVVQALAAKAPNVQVNASSGDPGASSRVQIRGLRTLIGNIEPLFVIDGVPVTNYTFSTTDLNPVDAGNTGVGGQAEFGTQEGTSAPNRMFDINPDDIENVEILKGAAAAAIYGARARRTA